GAGAAGAATACCGGCCAATGCATATTCGATTGTCGTAAGTAAATTTCGTGTTCATCATCTAGCACCTCAGGTGTCACAGGAATCAGTTGTCGGAATCCAAATTGCTCAACACTCTATTTGTCTGGTGCATCTCGATGGTAGCATAGTTGACCAATGGGACCTTAACATGCCAAATGTTtggattttgaaagaattcatccggaattactgcccgaattgtcggatcctcgtatggtgtccattgaaattATATGACcgtgaaaaaaatattagttatatacgtaatactaaatactaaatatgaaacgactatgttatgtatatatattttatttaatatttacaagtgcTTACGACCGTTTGTCTAATAGAatccgtatatcttcaagagcggtaggtattccaacataactctcagtataaaattttttaaaaattttatgttttttaaaaattttctttgctgCCATCAAACACCAGCTTCAGCACTATTACTTCTAGTGCTGCCACTTGTGCTCTGTTGTATACATGCCAATGGTTATGTCCTGGgtcattttccctttttagaAGAAATAACTTTTAATGTCATCTTAGTAGCTGCTACTGCCTTTCCCTTGAAGTTATTCTTCTATGCTGCAGCCTTTATAATGTGTATGTGCTATCTTAATGACTGCATTTTGTTTAATGACCCCTTTTGGGTCTTTTGGCTTTTCAGGCATTTCAATATATTGGAAATTTTGTCTCTTAATGATTTTGCTGAGCAACAATACGGATATGAACAATCTTTTATACTAGTAGTGGATTTTTAAACGGAACTAACCTGAGTTTACAAGCACCAGAGGCATCTCTCACCATGCAGGTTGTGATGCCTACAGTTGAAGCAGATGTTGCATTTGGCCTTGGGAGATTAAAACTTAACTAGTTCTGAAGTTAGATCCAGGGTGTCCAAAGCTTTGGATGCCGTTGGCATGTCTGAATGCCTACAGGTAAAATTTTGTATGCAACAGCTTTTGGAGAATAATACAGGATGTTGAATATTGTATGCTTACTCAAggtttatcatttttaatttcttccaGAGGCCAGTTCAAACACTTAGCGGTGGTCAAGAGCAAAGGGTTGCCATTGCAGGTGCTTGAGCTGAAGCATGTAAAGCTCTGATTCTGGATGAGTTTATGACTTTTTTGGATGAAAGTGATCAGGTGAGTAATAGTAGACACAAGGTAGAATGTGTACCAATATTTACTGAAGCAAGTTTTGCATAAGTGTACAACATGTTAAAATGcacaagaaacaaaaacatatagTTAGACAAGCCTAGTAACAGTTATTGCCTTATCTATGAACGCACCATTAAGCACTGTATAGATTAAACAGcatatttcttttacttttaagtAACTTAGAGGTCTACTTTCATAATTCTATACAAGGGAATAAAAGGGAAACAACAATGAACCCATAGTCTTCATCTGGTCCGTACAGTTGCAGTTTAAGTTTTAAGAGTGGTGTGTATTATATGTGATCCTGGATATTCCTTCGATTGGATGTTTCTACATAACTGATTATATAAATGAGCAAACAGTTACTTATTCCTCGATGGTTCAAGCTTTTTGTCTGAATCAAAACTCTTGGTATGATCTGATTAGATGGGGGTGATAAAAGCGGTTCAGAATCTTTTGGATATATCAGAAGTCACAGGACAGCATTGTGGGTGACCCATTGTTTTGAAGAACTTGAGTATGCCGATGGTGCAGTATACATGGAAGATGGAAGAGTGATTACGCATGGTGATGCAGCAAGCATAAGTAAGTTCATCAAAGCCAAGCAACCATAGTTATGATGATACACTTAAAATCTTATACTACAAGAAATACAAACAAGGGGCAGGGGAAACTAACCCGTATTGTCATTCCAAACACACCATCAAACTCTCCTGACCGGAGCTACTGTACCACCGTCAAACACCATTATAGAACGAAGCATAAAGTCTTACATAAATGGAATTTGTTCCCTTGGGTTCAAATCTTTTTTCAAGTTCCCTTGGGTTCAAATTTATTGATACGGTAGATTTATAGAAAAGCTCCTTTTCATAGATGGAATTAAATTCCTTTTTGAATCTTAATCTCCGAAATTGCTTTAACTcttaaaatttaacctttaattgtTACAAAAACGACAATAAATTATTATAgcttttaaaatcaatatattatattttaatataatttgatataatatattatagtttgatataattaaattatttatgttaataattgttaacctttaaaattatttctacaaaaaacctttaaaattaacttacatataaatataatttatattattatatcatatttattatttttcgtCGACACATGACTTTAAAATGCTGATGTAACAACTTATATAATATTCCTTGTTCTTTAAAGGGCGGATACTCTCTTTAAAGGGCGGGCCCACATTGatgtaagaaaacaaaattgtcATACAAATCCCATGACACATTTAGTCCTCCTTTTTTCGGTGTTACAACTTAGCACAATTTTGCCTGTAAAACTTCCCTTCTCAATTTACGAGTAAACTGTATCAAAGCCTTCGTCTCTTACCAAATATTCCATGTTGCACAGAGTTTAGTGAATTcacatctttcttcttaaccTAATAAGCACCGAAAAACAATGGCATTTTCTCTGGATTCTTCATCATCAAGATTTTCCTTGGGTTTCTCCAGCAACATTAACATGGAGGGTGACACTAAAATTATGGCATTCATCCAGCTTGCCGgcttctctcttctttttctgttcaaCCTCATGCATAATTACATCAAATGAAAAAACCGTACCATTATTTTTTGATACACTAAAAAGTTAATAtcgttaattttaaatattaaaatttataatttttgtgaaatacaaATATACTAGATTCAATCAATAAATAATACATGCACCGCGTTAAAAAAACTTTGACAgttttttgaaaataacaagGAAAAAGGAATTGACAAAGTGGCATTGATAAGAAGTGTTGACGTTGACGGATAAATGATGCTTTTATGCTTCTTTTTCTGTGCGGGCCCACATTAAGACCAAGGAATAAGAAATGCTGTTGTACACTTAAATCCAATGACGCaattgttaaatttgaaaaaccGATTTCGACTTTGAAAGTAAAATGGAAGTCgtcaccgatcttttattgaggtgtgattggatcaccttgaaagtaattttaggtctacgaattttgagaaaacaggttcgggaatcggttacgtacgaggaagggttagcaccctcgtgacgcccaaaattagtaccgaattgattgtttagtGTCTTAgggtcaaaattttgaaacatattttaaaatacgatcctttgaagtttaaaattgaataaaccaAGTTGAATAATAAGACGCACTCAtttcgaagaaataaattgCCATACTCAatgagttagggtgcaacaattTAATcgtcaaaattaaatatgtctttttaattttttttttaaaattcatgtactTTGAGAAGGTTATTTGGTCATTCaagtcaaacgagaaatcagaatccagtaagttagggttaaATTTTTCGAAATTCCCcaaacatcaaacattgcccttattttaaaaacaggataacaaaatgtcatatccagtaagttaggatccaacattttgaagtctcaaaagctagtttaaaattgtatggttttaccaaaataaacacttggctattcaaattcatcgagaagaattgaagccgagtaagttagggcacaattctttCGAGAACTTATAGACACCAAGTTTTtcagaaattgtgaaattgaatgattgtagcgctttaataaaatacaatttttataaatgagATAGGATTGAATAgcaatataatataaaagatagATAGCAACCCAAACATGTACTAAGAATTAACAAGCAAGTGAAAGGTAAATACAAAGAAGAACAGCAATAGTAGTTCTAAACATATTATACAAATACCATTCTTAACAACTAAACATCAAAGAAATTAATGGGCAAACTTCACAAAAATAAGcccaaataacaaaaaaaaaaaaaaagaattacaCTTAACGAATCCTAAATACAAaagttctaaaaattttatgcccGAACTCAAAAAAgacttgaataaaataataacaacattgTATAATagtattttgaaatgaatttgaaacaaataatatatgtttattaatttaaaaaaatacatatatagacGAAAAAATGAGGTAGTCATATACATAAgtagttttaaaacaaattacatgtaagtaaaatcgatttaaaatacatatataaacatattaaaaacttgaaatcaataatcttaaaaatatctaatatcataatattaacatatattttaaaatatttaataatttatgtgcACATGAATAATagcattatataaatatatatattatcctATAAGTATTTgctataaaacatattaaaaggtaaattttaaaacaaaatgaaaataaaaaaacatcaaaatatatgtataaattatatcaaatcttcaaaaaaatatgtatattaataaatgataaattaagtactaatatactaaaattcttaaaacgtataatgaaaaataaaatgaaaaaaactaatGTACGatggatttaaataatataattaaccataatagtattatattttaaaattgtattaatacTAAGTTTACAAATAttgccaaaaattaaaatattacatcaaAATCagatctaattttatttaaaaattaagaacacaaagaacaaaattaaaattacagcCGAACTTAAGGGAATAACAACCAAAATCGAACTAAATTGACAATCAATTCAACATCGAAGGACCAAAGCAGCAAATAAACGCAAAGGTCCGGGCATTCAAATCCTACAGTGAAAACGACATCACTTGACTAAGGATTCGGATGAAATCATAGCTAAATGCACggtacaaattaaaaaaggatgAAAACTGAATCGAACAACTCCCAAATGAAGAAGGGCTCATATTGCAAATAGACCATAAGGTgtaaacgcgcggatccttcccttgggtcgggtcaccgcgcgggtcgtAGGCctttaaacggcgccgttttgaaacCATTGCTTCGGCATCAAACGACGTCGTTCCCTTCAGCAAATAAAGGctaaattaagcctaaaaccaacagatttttaatcacttttacaaaaaacctaagaaaccctaaaaaatgtGATCCCTTCTCCTCTATGCGCCGCTCCGCTCATCGATTCCTCTAAACGGATCTCTGAACCCCTGCTCAAGCTCTGACGACAACAGAAAGAACAGGGATTCGACGACGAGgtatttttccccttttttaatTCCTTCTATTAATTCCTTTACAAATCAcgaatcaaaataaacattgagaagaaaaaaaagaaaacataaaagaataccagaaatgaaaaatgaatcaCCTTCTTGAAAAACTCagttttttttgcttttgattgattttttttatacaatccCTGTCCAAAAAACTTACAAAGGCTCTTCCTTTTGTTTTATagccaaaataaaatcaaaaataaaatatacaatcgtcatttttctttttgctgtgttgtttttgtttgtttgtttgcgCAAGCACGTTGTCAGACGATGACGGATGCGCATGCGACACGTAGAGGAGCAATGGAGGCGCTGATGCGTGGCGATGGCGCACGTGCGAAGGCAAAGTCTGTGTTCGATTGCGGCGCGATAGCTTGCTTCAGAAATTGCTAGGGTTTTCGgattctttctttgttttgggcTCATTGggctaaagtttttttttaggcTAGTGGGCTAGGTTAAATTTGGATTTAGGTTTGGGCCGTGTTGATTTGGTCTGTATGATTTTGGGCTTGTAACTATGGACTGATGttatttgtaaatggacttttaatattttttgtttttatgttggttttatttattttttaaattgagttttaatatttgtgtcgggccgggcaaatttgggccattacactGTCGTACACTTAAATCCAATGACACAATTGTTTTTGGTCGACACATTGAGACCAAGGAAAAGAAACTTAAATCCCATAACTAAGGAAAACGGAATTCACAAAATTTTGGTTGGACTAGCCCGACTCATGGACACATTTagtattgtttaataaatttatgataCTGGACTGAAATATGCAAGGGTAAAACGTTTAGGGACCTAATGAAGTAATTATCTTTTGTAGGTGAAATCGGgacataaattaaacttttggTCCATTTGTATGTTTGGTCTGtccccttttaaaattaaattgaaataacctTTAAAAGATATAtcttctcattttttatttaaaaaaaacaaaaaaaatttaaaaaatatataaaattattatttaaattacccAAATATATCCTCAAAAAATTCCTCAAGTTTATCTAAATCTAATCACAACTCATTCCCTTAACatatttgaatttagataaaattgagGAAATTTTGAGAGACATATTgagtaatttaaataagaattttatataattttaaatttattgtttttaaaaataaaaaatcagaagaatttatttttgttattcttataTCTTTTAAgggctatttaaatttaattttaaaaaaaactgaccTAATATGCAAATagaccaaactttaattttgcTCCTTTTCCCACCCAATCTAAACCATACTTGTTactgtttaataaaataaattttaagatggTTAAATCAAGACCGCTATAGCtagttattataatttaatcaaataaaatatattttattataaaaaatatttttttttctaataatgtATTTATCTGCAGATGACTCGGGCGGGTGGTAGGTAGCTGCGATCGGAGGAGTTCGATGGTGTTTTAAATAAAGTTGGGTGCTTATGCTGCTAtgaagatttttcttttttggtgaaTCGTAACTGGATTTTATGTGCTTCCTTCTACATTTGCGTTGTGAtctgttttcttattaaaatgttgattactgTCTTAATAAGCATGAGTGCACAGCGGACCATTTTATAGGATGGATGGTTGGCACTTTGCACTGATAGTCCACATCTTAACAAAATTCTTCACAGTCAATAGAGCCTAATCATAGACTTTGATCCCTTGCTCGGAGGAGGGTACAAAACTATATGAAGCTGAAGTTGCTTGCATATGAATTCCCACACATTAATATAACTTGTTGCTCTTAAGTTGgcttttcctcttcttttttcttgggTTGGAGAGTTTAACATAACAAACTTGCCTCTTGTATGCAAAAATGATGTTCAATTGGGTG
The sequence above is a segment of the Gossypium raimondii isolate GPD5lz chromosome 4, ASM2569854v1, whole genome shotgun sequence genome. Coding sequences within it:
- the LOC128040507 gene encoding ABC transporter I family member 10-like; amino-acid sequence: MGVVNNYALDSFLVQLPAGVVVVLVMGIERMTHLDRIKDAEVFASLTAEIFESHKAMGIGNEMSFPTRPVQTLSGGQEQRVAIADGGDKSGSESFGYIRSHRTALWVTHCFEELEYADGAVYMEDGRVITHGDAASISKFIKAKQP